Proteins co-encoded in one Desulfallas thermosapovorans DSM 6562 genomic window:
- a CDS encoding murein hydrolase activator EnvC family protein, with protein MRWNKLSRPGGRKKNGYDEWAEYYQSVKGRRPPAPSYKRPKRPGGLFRISAVLVILAMLMVVRYYPHPVGEQVRDNLRYLLTAQWDFRPVLDKSIQLAAQLVNWDNPVIHGPGTGIDASPVTGDGLVQEELSLPVSGTVVGQFGWTESPVDNMERYHAGIDISASPGAPVYAALAGKVERIAEDKELGQYILINHGAGTYTLYGCVADVTVEEGQQVQAGQAIASVGENGDVPGGGLHFELRENGKLVDPLARMDINGE; from the coding sequence TTGAGATGGAATAAATTATCTCGCCCGGGCGGGCGTAAAAAAAACGGGTATGATGAATGGGCCGAATATTACCAGTCCGTAAAGGGCAGGCGCCCGCCGGCACCTTCTTACAAGCGCCCCAAAAGGCCCGGCGGCTTGTTTAGAATCAGCGCCGTACTGGTCATACTGGCCATGCTGATGGTGGTGCGTTATTACCCGCATCCCGTTGGTGAGCAGGTGCGGGACAATTTAAGGTACTTGCTGACGGCCCAGTGGGACTTTCGGCCGGTACTGGATAAATCAATTCAACTGGCTGCGCAGCTGGTTAACTGGGACAACCCGGTAATTCACGGCCCGGGCACGGGAATTGATGCCAGCCCCGTAACAGGTGACGGGTTGGTCCAGGAGGAGTTGTCCTTGCCGGTTTCCGGTACAGTGGTGGGGCAGTTCGGGTGGACTGAGTCTCCGGTGGATAATATGGAAAGGTACCACGCCGGCATAGATATCAGCGCGTCACCGGGAGCACCCGTATACGCCGCGTTAGCCGGTAAGGTGGAAAGAATTGCCGAAGATAAGGAATTGGGACAATATATATTGATCAATCATGGTGCCGGGACTTACACATTATATGGTTGTGTGGCGGATGTAACTGTGGAAGAAGGCCAGCAGGTGCAGGCAGGTCAGGCCATTGCCTCGGTTGGTGAGAACGGTGATGTGCCCGGTGGAGGGCTGCATTTTGAACTGCGGGAAAACGGCAAGCTGGTAGACCCGCTGGCCCGCATGGATATAAACGGGGAATAA
- a CDS encoding M50 family metallopeptidase encodes MRLGRVFGVDIYLNPFFLALLALFFVAGVLDRGLVAFGVVLVHEMAHALVARHLGITANEVELLPFGGVARAGTELQVDPLRETYTALAGPASNLAMITLAVALKNYGLWHSDLGPFFLQCNLLMAAFNLLPALPLDGGRILRSYLASRIGITPATYRTALLGQAFAVLIVLVSVPGIWWGACGLDIPVTAFFLFYAATRERSAAPYLFVQLLMRKQQELRREGVLPVKQLVAMENIPLGQLIQPFLPRRFHLVTVLDRRWHYMGTINELTIIDALLNRGADVPVGELVKK; translated from the coding sequence ATGCGACTGGGGCGTGTATTTGGTGTTGATATTTACCTGAACCCCTTTTTCCTGGCTTTGCTGGCTTTGTTTTTTGTGGCCGGGGTATTGGACCGGGGTTTGGTGGCCTTTGGGGTGGTCCTGGTGCATGAAATGGCCCATGCCCTGGTGGCCCGCCACCTGGGTATCACCGCCAATGAAGTTGAACTGCTACCCTTCGGCGGGGTGGCCCGGGCCGGCACCGAATTACAGGTGGACCCGTTGCGGGAAACCTATACCGCATTGGCCGGCCCCGCCAGCAACCTGGCCATGATTACCCTGGCTGTGGCACTAAAAAATTACGGGCTCTGGCATAGTGACCTGGGTCCATTTTTTTTGCAGTGCAACCTGCTGATGGCAGCCTTCAACCTTTTGCCCGCCCTGCCCCTTGACGGCGGGCGCATTTTACGCTCCTACCTAGCCTCCCGTATTGGCATCACCCCGGCCACTTACCGGACAGCTTTGCTGGGGCAAGCATTTGCCGTGCTAATCGTGCTGGTAAGTGTGCCGGGGATATGGTGGGGTGCCTGCGGGCTGGATATTCCGGTAACAGCCTTTTTCCTTTTTTACGCCGCCACCCGGGAGCGCAGTGCCGCGCCCTACTTATTTGTGCAGCTTTTAATGCGCAAGCAGCAGGAACTGCGCCGGGAAGGTGTACTGCCTGTTAAACAACTGGTAGCCATGGAGAACATCCCCCTGGGACAGCTGATCCAACCCTTTTTACCCCGCCGGTTTCACCTGGTGACGGTGCTGGACCGGCGCTGGCATTATATGGGCACAATTAACGAGCTCACTATTATCGATGCGCTGTTGAACAGGGGAGCCGATGTACCTGTTGGCGAGCTGGTTAAAAAATAA